From a region of the Tiliqua scincoides isolate rTilSci1 chromosome 4, rTilSci1.hap2, whole genome shotgun sequence genome:
- the ABRA gene encoding actin-binding Rho-activating protein — protein sequence MPAEEHQNTTPAKRAIKKIRKASLVISLARGWQQWANDHNTKQAQEPSGWVPNEEKPPSIPSKERLLPKRSTTPTKKDQDKDESTFPSEQQLPKENVEGSPNESSEALQKLHIRSKEVTKTVVSKIYERSSGISLLSDKYEKDNGCADTGNSTEDPKGIDKLLSGKVSPTRRRKCSNLVSELTKGWKQMEQEDKTQEPELHNYRSDSLDTEDSGYGGDAEDRRDHLEDSSQETVSITRIKRPSSCIANRSLKAPTKYSPVHNLKGKWQDWADQHVITQKLNPFSEEFDYELAMATRLHKGDDGYGRPKEGSKTAERAKRAEDHIYREMKDMCFIIRTMSQLNHSCKNQVTFGELFDRYVRISDKVVGILMRARKHGMLDFEGEMLWQGRDDHVLITLLD from the exons ATGCCTGCCGAAGAACACCAGAACACCACCCCTGCCAAAAGGGCCATCAAAAAGATCAGAAAGGCCAGTCTTGTCATCAGTTTAGCACGAGGCTGGCAGCAGTGGGCCAATGACCACAATACCAAGCAAGCCCAGGAGCCCAGTGGATGGGTGCCTAATGAGGAGAAACCACCAAGCATTCCCTCAAAAGAAAGGCTGCTTCCCAAACGATCTACTACTCCTACAAAGAAAGATCAAGACAAGGATGAATCAACATTTCCATCAGAACAGCAGCTACCAAAAGAGAACGTGGAAGGAAGTCCAAATGAGTCCAGTGAAGCCCTCCAGAAGCTTCACATTAGAAGCAAAGAAGTGACCAAAACAGTAGTAAGTAAGATCTATGAAAGAAGCAGTGGCATCAGTCTCCTCAGTGACAAATACGAAAAGGACAACGGATGTGCAGACACAGGCAACAGTACTGAGGACCCCAAAGGGATTGATAAGCTCCTAAGTGGCAAAGTGTCCCCTACAAGGAGGAGAAAGTGCTCTAATCTGGTATCAGAACTGACTAAAGGATGGAAACAGATGGAACAGGAAGACAAAACCCAGGAACCGGAACTACACAATTATCGCAGCGACAGCTTAGATACAGAGGATAGTGGCTATGGAGGCGACGCCGAAGACAGGCGTGATCATCTAGAAGACAGTAGCCAAGAAACCGTGAGCATCACAAGGATCAAACGCCCTTCATCATGCAT CGCAAACAGAAGCCTCAAGGCCCCTACAAAATATAGTCCCGTTCACAATCTGAAGGGGAAATGGCAAGACTGGGCAGACCAGCATGTCATAACACAAAAGCTGAATCCTTTCAGTGAAGAGTTTGACTACGAGCTGGCCATGGCCACACGGCTGCACAAAGGAGATGATGGCTACGGTCGTCCGAAAGAAGGCTCAAAAACTGCAGAGAGGGCCAAGAGAGCAGAAGACCACATCTACAGGGAGATGAAAGACATGTGCTTTATCATCAGAACAATGTCTCAGCTCAATCACAGTTGCAAGAACCAAGTTACTTTTGGCGAGCTCTTTGACAGATATGTCCGCATTTCGGATAAAGTCGTTGGAATTCTCATGAGAGCCAGAAAGCACGGGATGCTAGACTTTGAAGGTGAAATGTTATGGCAAGGCCGGGATGATCATGTGTTAATTACTTTATTGGATTAA